A genomic stretch from Tenrec ecaudatus isolate mTenEca1 chromosome X, mTenEca1.hap1, whole genome shotgun sequence includes:
- the ERCC6L gene encoding DNA excision repair protein ERCC-6-like — protein MEPSRGFAEAASLSPEQTAHYLRYVKEAKEAAKNGDLEEAFKLFNLAKDIFPNEKVMSRIKKLQEALEELADHGEDEFTDVCGCGLLLYRELHNQLFAHQKEGVAFLYGLYRDGRKGGILADDMGLGKTLQIIAFLSGMFDAALVNHVLLIMPTNLITTWIKEFARWTPGMRVKAFHGPSKDERTRNLLRIQQRNGVIITTYQMLINNWQQLSSMNGREFVWDYVILDEAHKIKSSSTKSAICARVIPAKNRILLTGTPIQNNLQELWSLFDFACQGSLLGTLKTFKMEYENPITKAREKDATPGEKALGFKISENLMTIIKPYFLRRTKEEVQKKKSSNPDTRFSENNPAVDAICQMPSLSRKNDLIIWIRLVPLQEEIYRKFVSLDHIKELLMETRSPLAELGVLKKLCDHPRLLSARACCLLNLGGSKFSFQNENEREESSDVGHLYQVTDDALMEESGKMIFLMKLLMRLRDEGHQTLVFSQSRQILNFIERLLKNRHFKTLRIDGTITHLLEREKRIKLFQQNKDYSVFLLTTQVGGVGLTLTAATRVVIFDPSWNPATDAQAVDRVYRIGQKENVVVYRLITCGTVEEKIYRRQVFKDSLIRQTTGDKKNPFRYFSKQELRELFTIEDFQNSATQLQLQSLHAAQRRSDEKLDEHIAYLHSLGIAGISDHDLIFMHDLSVKEELDLVEESQYIQQRVQKAQWLVELESQNTELMERQRTVSEGQSLREPVFPSQKKKCPQLTTPQFPPSPLTSTHHTQEEDISVQMANVTIEEVAEESEKQDLSSMMMNVSDEKVDDEHTCENKLDSGFPATLSREDADVEEICTDSLLKLAKSFTTDTEAFQKAAFQESSPGSYNCSPDKSLRAETGPNPDQPKDDETLHHSTLWPTKPIPSQNENVAFHPSIIELADDLSASHITLQDTQTNEARSEEEPVASSQYAWSAFRSSLQDAQTNEATLEDEPLASSLQYACDFNLVLEDSADNRQNISSQCLERSEKESNLCSSEANSRAESVHSKPCHFSLDVSEKDDEPEDAVVTVKIRSKARRIVSDGEDEDNSFEGISSTNPFSTSPFPFSSVKQFDASTPKHDISPSQTFFSPKIAVSGNKTINSRQSLASRRSLINVVLDHVEDMEERLDNSSEAKSIDDSLEEGAEEDSGESSENTEEDLSREKQSSQNKSSWLTMSNPGALAQESPIGDPESLSGKQLLDPTHDEEVEATNDYETLVMRGKELKECGKIQEALNCLVKALDIKSADPEVMLMTLSLYKQLNKT, from the coding sequence ataTGTGAAAGAGGCCAAAGAAGCAGCTAAGAATGGAGATCTGGAAGAAGCGTTTAAACTTTTCAATTTGGCAAAGGACATTTTTCCCAATGAAAAGGTGATGAGCAGAATCAAAAAATTACAGGAAGCATTGGAGGAGCTGGCAGATCACGGAGAAGACGAATTCACAGATGTGTGCGGCTGTGGCTTGCTGCTTTATCGAGAACTGCACAACCAGCTGTTTGCACACCAGAAGGAAGGTGTGGCTTTCCTGTATGGCCTGTACAGGGATGGAAGAAAAGGTGGTATTTTGGCAGATGACATGGGATTAGGAAAGACTCTTCAGATCATCGCTTTCCTGTCTGGTATGTTCGACGCTGCACTTGTGAATCATGTGCTGCTAATCATGCCAACCAATCTTATTACCACGTGGATAAAAGAGTTTGCCCGCTGGACTCCAGGAATGCGAGTCAAAGCCTTTCATGGTCCTAGCAAAGATGAGCGCACCCGAAACCTCCTTCGAATTCAGCAAAGGAACGGTGTCATTATCACTACATACCAAATGCTAATCAATAATTGGCAGCAGCTTTCAAGCATGAATGGCCGAGAGTTTGTGTGGGACTATGTTATCCTTGACGAAGCACATAAAATAAAAAGCTCATCGACTAAATCAGCAATATGCGCTCGCGTTATCCCTGCAAAGAATCGCATCCTCCTCACAGGAACACCAATCCAGAATAATTTACAAGAACTGTGGTCCCTATTTGACTTTGCTTGTCAAGGATCCCTATTAGGGacattaaaaacttttaaaatggagTATGAAAATCCTATTACTAAAGCAAGAGAGAAGGATGCTACCCCAGGAGAAAAAGCCTTGGGATTTAAAATATCTGAAAATTTAATGACAATCATAAAACCATATTTTCTCAGGAGGACTAAAGAAGAGGTACAGAAGAAAAAGTCAAGCAACCCAGACACCAGATTTAGTGAAAATAATCCAGCTGTTGATGCCATTTGTCAAATGCCTTCCCTTTCCAGGAAAAATGACTTAATTATTTGGATCCGTCTAGTACCATTACAAGAAGAAATATATAGGAAATTTGTATCTCTAGATCATATCAAAGAGTTGTTAATGGAGACACGCTCACCTTTGGCTGAGTTAGGTGTCTTAAAGAAGCTGTGTGATCATCCTAGGTTGCTGTCTGCACGGGCTTGTTGTTTACTGAATCTAGGGGGATCTAAGTTCtcttttcaaaatgaaaatgagAGGGAAGAATCTTCAGACGTGGGCCATCTTTATCAAGTAACTGATGATGCATTGATGGAAGAATCTGGAAAAATGATCTTCCTAATGAAGCTACTTATGAGACTGCGGGATGAAGGGCATCAAACTCTGGTCTTTTCTCAGTCGAGACAAATTCTAAACTTTATTGAACGTCTCTTAAAGAATAGGCACTTTAAGACATTGCGAATTGATGGAACAATTACTCATCTCTTGGAAcgagaaaaaagaataaaattattcCAGCAAAATAAAGATTACTCTGTTTTTCTGCTTACCACTCAAGTTGGTGGTGTTGGTTTAACCCTAACCGCAGCAACCAGAGTGGTCATTTTTGACCCTAGCTGGAACCCTGCAACTGATGCGCAAGCTGTGGATAGGGTTTACCGAATtggacaaaaagaaaatgttgtggTGTATAGGCTAATCACTTGTGGGactgtagaagaaaaaatatacagAAGACAAGTTTTCAAGGACTCGTTAATAAGACAAACGACTGGTGATAAGAAGAACCCTTTCAGATATTTTAGTAAACAAGAATTAAGAGAGCTCTTTACAATAGAGGATTTTCAGAATTCTGCAACCCAGCTGCAGCTTCAATCTTTGCATGCTGCTCAGAGAAGGTCTGATGAGAAACTGGATGAGCATATTGCCTACCTGCACTCTTTGGGAATAGCTGGAATCTCAGACCATGATTTGATATTCATGCATGATCTGTCTGTCAAAGAAGAACTTGATTTGGTAGAAGAATCTCAATATATTCAACAACGGGTTCAAAAAGCTCAGTGGCTTGTTGAGTTGGAATCTCAAAATACAGAGCTGATGGAAAGACAAAGAACAGTGAGTGAGGGGCAGTCTTTGAGAGAACCCGTGTTTCCTTCTCAAAAAAAGAAATGCCCTCAACTCACTACACCACAATTTCCGCCTTCACCTCTTACATCTACCCATCATACACAGGAAGAAGATATCAGTGTACAAATGGCAAATGTAACCATTGAGGAAGTGGCTGAAGAGAGTGAGAAACAAGATCTCTCCAGTATGATGATGAACGTTTCTGACGAGAAAGTTGATGATGAGCACACATGTGAAAATAAATTGGACTCGGGGTTTCCAGCTACTTTATCCAGAGAGGATGCAGATGTAGAAGAAATTTGCACGGATTCTTTGTTGAAACTGGCAAAAAGCTTTACAACTGACACTGAGGCTTTCCAGAAGGCGGCATTTCAAGAGAGCTCTCCGGGAAGTTATAACTGTTCACCTGACAAATCACTCAGAGCTGAGACTGGGCCAAATCCAGATCAACCAAAGGATGATGAAACTCTACATCACTCTACTCTATGGCCCACTAAGCCTATACCAAGTCAAAATGAAAATGTAGCATTTCATCCATCCATTATTGAGCTAGCTGACGACTTGTCAGCATCTCATATCACCCTGCAGGATACTCAAACAAATGAGGCCAGATCAGAAGAGGAACCTGTAGCATCTTCACAGTATGCTTGGTCAGCATTCCGCAGTTCACTGCAGGATGCTCAAACAAATGAGGCCACGTTGGAAGACGAACCTTTAGCATCGTCACTACAGTATGCATGTGATTTCaaccttgtcttggaagactctgCAGACAACAGGCAAAATATTTCCAGTCAGTGTTTGGAGCGTAGTGAGAAAGAAAGCAATTTGTGTAGTTCTGAAGCTAATTCTAGAGCAGAGTCTGTGCATAGCAAGCCGTGTCATTTCAGTTTGGATGTTTCTGAGAAAGACGATGAACCAGAAGACGCAGTAGTTACTGTGAAAATCCGAAGTAAAGCTAGAAGGATTGTTTCAGATGGGGAAGATGAAGATAATTCTTTTGAAGGCATTTCAAGCACAAATCCATTCAGCACATCACCCTTTCCATTCTCATCTGTGAAACAGTTTGATGCTTCAACTCCTAAACATGACATTAGTCCATCTCAAACGTTCTTTTCACCGAAAATAGCTGTTAGTGGAAACAAGACTATAAACTCTAGGCAATCTCTGGCTTCTAGGAGATCTCTTATAAATGTGGTTTTAGACCATGTGGAGGATATGGAGGAAAGACTTGACAACAGCAGTGAAGCAAAAAGTATTGATGATTCTCTAGAAGAAGGAGCAGAGGAAGACAGTGGAGAAAGCTCAGAGAACACAGAAGAGGATCTTTCCAGAGAAAAGCAATCTTCACAAAATAAGTCCAGTTGGTTAACTATGTCTAATCCTGGTGCTTTAGCTCAGGAGAGCCCTATTGGTGACCCCGAGTCTTTGTCTGGTAAACAGTTACTGGATCCTACTCATGATGAGGAAGTAGAGGCTACAAATGACTACGAGACTCTTGTAATGCGTGGAAAAGAATTGAAAGAGTGTGGAAAAATACAAGAAGCTCTAAATTGCTTAGTTAAAGCACTTGACATAAAAAGTGCAGATCCTGAAGTCATGCTCATGACTTTAAGTTTGTATAAGCAACTTAACAAAACTTAG